CGGCAGGGTGGTGAGCTTCCGCCATTGTGCCGATACCCACCAGCATGTGCCGGGGCTTCGGGAATGATTTTGCGTCATGCTTCTCCGGCCGGAGCAGGTGAGCCAGCCGGCCGGCGGAAGCGAAACTGTCCATTTCTTCAAACTACGGAGGAAGGCATGAAAACATTCTCACCGGCCGCCACGGCATTCCTCGCCGCGGCGCTGCTCTTGTCCTGCACCGGCCAACAAGTGGAGCAAAACACCTACTTCGCGACGACGGAAACCGGCGTGCTCACCGGCGGCGTCAAAATCATTCCGATCAACACGCCGGCGGGAACGTTCAAAGTTTGGACGAAACGGATCGGCCACAATCCTCGCCTCAAGCTGTTGCTGCTGCATGGCGGTCCGGGGGCCACGCACGAGTATTGGGAGTGCATGGAAAGCTTTCTGCCCAAAGAGGGAATTGAGTTCATCTATTATGACCAGCTTGGCTCGGCGTATTCGGATCAACCACAGGACACCAGCTTGTGGAATACCGCGCGCTTTGTCGATGAGCTGGAGCAGGTGCGGACGGCACTGGGGCTGAAGCAAGACAATTTTTACCTGCTCGGCCATTCCTGGGGCGGCATTCTGGCGATGGAATATGCGCTGAAACATCAGCAGCATTTGAAGGGGCTGATCATCTCCAACATGATGGCCAGCGCCCCGAAGTATGACGCCTACGCCGAGGAAGTTTTGGCGAAAAAAATGGATCCGGCGGTGCTCGCCGAGGTCAGGGGCATTGAAGCCAAAGGCGATTTTCAAAATCCCCGCTACATGGAATTATTGCTGCCCAATTTTTACAACCAATTCATCTGCCGCCTGCCGCTGGCAGAATGGCCCGATCCGATGATGCGGGCGTTCAACAAGATCAATCACACCATCTACGTGATGATGCAGGGTCCGAGCGAGTTCGGCATTTCCGGCAAGCTCGAGCAGTGGGACGTCAGCGCGGAGCTGCGCAAAATCACGGTGCCAACGCTGGTGATCGGTGCGCGGCATGACACCATGGATCCCGCCCACATGAAATGGATGGCGGAACAAGTGCAGAATGGCAGCTTTCTGCTGTGCGAAAACGGCAGCCACATGTGCATGTGGGACGACCAGCAAACTTACATGAACGGCCTGATCAAATTTCTCAAAGCGGTGGATCGCGGCGAGAAAAAAGTGGCTCTTTAACTCTATGACGGCA
This genomic window from candidate division KSB1 bacterium contains:
- a CDS encoding proline iminopeptidase-family hydrolase, giving the protein MKTFSPAATAFLAAALLLSCTGQQVEQNTYFATTETGVLTGGVKIIPINTPAGTFKVWTKRIGHNPRLKLLLLHGGPGATHEYWECMESFLPKEGIEFIYYDQLGSAYSDQPQDTSLWNTARFVDELEQVRTALGLKQDNFYLLGHSWGGILAMEYALKHQQHLKGLIISNMMASAPKYDAYAEEVLAKKMDPAVLAEVRGIEAKGDFQNPRYMELLLPNFYNQFICRLPLAEWPDPMMRAFNKINHTIYVMMQGPSEFGISGKLEQWDVSAELRKITVPTLVIGARHDTMDPAHMKWMAEQVQNGSFLLCENGSHMCMWDDQQTYMNGLIKFLKAVDRGEKKVAL